A single window of Gadus morhua chromosome 22, gadMor3.0, whole genome shotgun sequence DNA harbors:
- the snx13 gene encoding sorting nexin-13 isoform X7: MLAEASLSIGGWGGLGVVLFLITFGPFAIFYLAFYILCFIGGGFAVTLLYGKINSEKHLERSEHSYLPPMQTGIQKVNTPSCTLDEFKLDLKPIKIDRRLTGSSFIDEPLQQVIQYALRDYIQYWYYTLSEDESFLLEIRQTLQNALVQFSTRSKEVDWQPYFTTRLVDDFATHLRVFRKAQDRLGDREDKQRDMTDELVDSFFEAEVELERKICRDVVCTSRKDEEGFLRDLCEVLLYLLLPPGDFHNKNMRYFLREVLARGVLLPLINQLSDPDYINQFVIWMIRDSSCNYEAFMNILRLTDRPPELEAVKDKVLEELQYLRSLDTAGDDINVIKNQINSLLFVRKICETRIQRLQSGKEVDALKLAANFGKLCIIPLDHILVHNIALQFFMDYMQAVGAQAELFFWLTVEGYRVTAQQQLEVMHAWQRDGKKQTSSTTKGLLKAAAQGVFEQYLSEKASPRVQVDEAFVIKLGEKLLKEDPTAEIFDEVQRKVYDMMLRDERYYPSFKQSPLYVRMLAELDMLKEPSYRGSDDGDGESFNGSPTGSINLSLDDLSNSCHDDTMQIHAFISDTADPPLPGFWGASGVCNDHGKTYALYAITVFRRNNDGSEDCWKTYRRYSDFHDFHMRITEQCSLQYENLTSILRLPGKKTFNNMDRDFLEKRKKDLNAYLQLLINPEMVKACPTLLPHVYDFLENKAYNKGKGDFARKMDTFVNPLRSSMRNVSNVVKALPDSLAEGMNKVSDNMGRMSERLGQDIKQSIFKVPPLLPKSDIDPEHCRVLAQLDDNVDDNIPLRVMLLLMDEVFDLKEKNQWLRRNIKNLLQQLIRATYGDTINRKIVDHVDFMTSPEQVADYVKKFRDSYWPNGILAESPPTRDKGTRMRTRVAAKTNLLGIMPDELKHIIGADTTRKGILRVFDMFQHQPMNRRLVYVFLESFLETMFPQYKFPELFVKLHSRSPRTHRYSQKLKSTALKR; encoded by the exons ATGCTTGCAGAG gccaGTCTGTCCatcgggggatgggggggtctcGGGGTGGTGCTGTTCCTCATCACCTTCGGACCCTTTGCCATATTCTACCTGGCCTTCTACATCCTCTGCTTCATTGGAGg cggCTTCGCGGTGACCCTGCTCTATGGGAAGATCAACTCAGAGAAGCACCTGGAGAGGAGCGAGCACTCCTACCTGCCCCCCATGCAGACGGGCATCCAGAAGGTCAACACCCCTTCATGT ACCTTGGATGAGTTTAAGCTGGACCTGAAGCCTATCAAGATTGACAGGAGGTTGACGGGCTCCAGTTTCATAGATGAGCCACTCCAACAG GTGATTCAGTATGCATTGAGAGACTACATCCAGTACTGGTACTACACCCTGAGTGAGGATGAATCCTTCCTGCTGGAGATCAGGCAGACTCTGCAAAACGCCCTGGTCCAGTTCTCTACACG gtccaAGGAGGTGGACTGGCAGCCTTACTTTACTACCCGCCTGGTGGACGACTTCGCCACTCACCTGCGCGTCTTCAGGAAAGCCCAGGACCGGCTGGGGGACCGAGAGGACAAGCAGA GGGACATGACGGACGAGCTGGTGGACTCGTTCTTCgaggcggaggtggagctggagaggaAGATTTGCCGAGACGTGGTGTGCACGTCGCGCAAAGACGAAGAGG GTTTCCTGCGGGACCTGTGTGAAGTGCTGCTCTATCTGCTACTACCTCCCGGAGACTTCCACAACAAGAACATGAGATACTTCCTGCGG GAGGTGCTGGCACGGGGCGTTCTCCTGCCCCTCATCAACCAGCTGAGTGACCCCGACTACATCAATCAGTTTGTCATCTGGATG atccgTGACTCCAGCTGTAACTACGAGGCGTTCATGAACATCCTTAGGCTGACCGACCGGCCGCCAGAGCTGGAGGCCGTCAAGGACaaggtgctggaggagctgcagtACCTCCGCTCCCTGGACACGGCTGGAGACG ACATCAACGTGATTAAgaatcagatcaacagtctgcTGTTTGTGAGGAAGATCTGTGAGACCAGGATACAGAGGCTACAATCCGGCAAG GAAGTAGATGCACTGAAGCTGGCCGCCAACTTTGGGAAGCTGTGCATCATTCCCTTGGATCACATCCTGGTGCACAACATAGCTCTGCAGTTCTTTATGG ACTACATGCAGGCGGTGGGAGCGCAGGCGGAGCTGTTCTTCTGGCTGACGGTGGAGGGCTACCGGGTGACGgcgcagcagcagctggaggtgATGCATGCCTGGCAGCGCGACGGCAAGAAGCAAACCAGCAGCACTACAAAGGGCTTGCTGAAGGCAGCCGCGCAGGGCGTGTTCGAGCAGTACCTCTCGGAGAAG GCCTCCCCAAGGGTGCAGGTGGACGAGGCCTTTGTGATCAAACTGGGGGAGAAGCTGCTGAAGGAGGACCCCACGGCGGAAATCTTTGATGAAGTCCAGAGAAAG gtgTACGACATGATGCTGCGTGATGAGCGCTACTACCCGTCCTTCAAGCAGAGCCCGCTGTACGTGCGCATGCTGGCCGAACTGGACATGCTGAAGGAGCCCAGCTACCGGGGCTCGGACGACGGCGACGGAG AATCCTTCAACGGCTCACCCACGGGAAGCATTAACCTG TCTTTGGATGACCTGTCCAACTCCTGCCATGATGACACTATGCAAATCCATGCCTTCATCTCTGATACAG CTgatcctcctctccctggctTCTGGGGTGCCTCAGGGGTGTGCAACGACCACGGCAAGACGTACGCGCTGTACGCCATAACCGTGTTCCGCCGCAACAACGACGGCAGCGAGGACTGCTGGAAGACCTACCGGCGCTACTCCGACTTCCACGACTTCCACATGAGGATCACCGAGCAG TGTTCGCTGCAGTACGAGAACCTGACGTCTATCCTGCGGCTGCCTGGGAAGAAGACATTCAACAACATGGACCGGGACTTCCTGGAGAAGAGGAAAAAGGACCTCAACGCTTACCTCCAG TTACTGATAAACCCAGAGATGGTGAAAGCCTGCCCTACTCTGCTGCCCCACGTCTACGACTTCCTAGAGAACAAGGCCTACAACAAGGGCAAAGGAGACTTCGCACGCAAG ATGGACACGTTTGTGAACCCGCTGCGGAGCTCCATGAGGAACGTGTCCAACGTGGTGAAGGCCTTACCCGACAGCCTGGCTGAGGGAATGAACAAGGTCTCCGACAACATGGGACGCATGTCGGAGCGTCTGGGCCAGGACATCAAGCAGTCCATATTCAAG GTCCCTCCACTTCTCCCCAAGTCGGATATCGACCCCGAGCACTGCCGCGTGCTGGCCCAGCTCGACGACAAc gTGGACGACAACATCCCTCTGCGCgtgatgctgctgctgatggaCGAGGTGTTTGACCTGAAGGAGAAAAACCAGTGGCTGCGAAGGAACATCAAgaacctgctgcagcagctcaTCAGGGCCACGTATGGAGACACCATCAACAG GAAGATCGTGGACCACGTGGACTTCATGACCTCACCGGAGCAAGTGGCAGACTACGTCAAGAAGTTCAG GGACTCTTACTGGCCCAATGGGATCCTGGCAGAGAGCCCGCCCACCCGGGACAAGGGGACCCGCATGAGGACCCGTGTCGCGGCAAAGACCAACCTGCTGGGCATCATGCCAG ACGAGCTTAAGCACATCATCGGCGCGGATACCACCCGGAAAGGCATCCTGCGCGTCTTCGACATGTTCCAGCACCAGCCCATGAACCGCCGGCTGGTCTACGTCTTCCTGGAGAGCTTCCTTGAGACCATGTTCCCGCAGTACAAGTTCCCTGAGCTCTTTGTCAAGCTGCACTCACGCTCGCCCCGCACCCACCGCTACAGCCAGAAACTTAAGAGCACCGCCCTCAAGAGGTGa
- the snx13 gene encoding sorting nexin-13 isoform X4, with product MRLDDMNNKAITKRRLSVSPQIKASLSIGGWGGLGVVLFLITFGPFAIFYLAFYILCFIGGGFAVTLLYGKINSEKHLERSEHSYLPPMQTGIQKTLDEFKLDLKPIKIDRRLTGSSFIDEPLQQVIQYALRDYIQYWYYTLSEDESFLLEIRQTLQNALVQFSTRSKEVDWQPYFTTRLVDDFATHLRVFRKAQDRLGDREDKQRDMTDELVDSFFEAEVELERKICRDVVCTSRKDEEGFLRDLCEVLLYLLLPPGDFHNKNMRYFLREVLARGVLLPLINQLSDPDYINQFVIWMIRDSSCNYEAFMNILRLTDRPPELEAVKDKVLEELQYLRSLDTAGDDINVIKNQINSLLFVRKICETRIQRLQSGKEVDALKLAANFGKLCIIPLDHILVHNIALQFFMDYMQAVGAQAELFFWLTVEGYRVTAQQQLEVMHAWQRDGKKQTSSTTKGLLKAAAQGVFEQYLSEKASPRVQVDEAFVIKLGEKLLKEDPTAEIFDEVQRKVYDMMLRDERYYPSFKQSPLYVRMLAELDMLKEPSYRGSDDGDGESFNGSPTGSINLSLDDLSNSCHDDTMQIHAFISDTADPPLPGFWGASGVCNDHGKTYALYAITVFRRNNDGSEDCWKTYRRYSDFHDFHMRITEQYENLTSILRLPGKKTFNNMDRDFLEKRKKDLNAYLQLLINPEMVKACPTLLPHVYDFLENKAYNKGKGDFARKMDTFVNPLRSSMRNVSNVVKALPDSLAEGMNKVSDNMGRMSERLGQDIKQSIFKVPPLLPKSDIDPEHCRVLAQLDDNVDDNIPLRVMLLLMDEVFDLKEKNQWLRRNIKNLLQQLIRATYGDTINRKIVDHVDFMTSPEQVADYVKKFRDSYWPNGILAESPPTRDKGTRMRTRVAAKTNLLGIMPDELKHIIGADTTRKGILRVFDMFQHQPMNRRLVYVFLESFLETMFPQYKFPELFVKLHSRSPRTHRYSQKLKSTALKR from the exons ATGCGCTTAGATGATATGAATAACAAAGCCATTACAAAAAGAAGACTTTCGGTATCACCACAAATTAAG gccaGTCTGTCCatcgggggatgggggggtctcGGGGTGGTGCTGTTCCTCATCACCTTCGGACCCTTTGCCATATTCTACCTGGCCTTCTACATCCTCTGCTTCATTGGAGg cggCTTCGCGGTGACCCTGCTCTATGGGAAGATCAACTCAGAGAAGCACCTGGAGAGGAGCGAGCACTCCTACCTGCCCCCCATGCAGACGGGCATCCAGAAG ACCTTGGATGAGTTTAAGCTGGACCTGAAGCCTATCAAGATTGACAGGAGGTTGACGGGCTCCAGTTTCATAGATGAGCCACTCCAACAG GTGATTCAGTATGCATTGAGAGACTACATCCAGTACTGGTACTACACCCTGAGTGAGGATGAATCCTTCCTGCTGGAGATCAGGCAGACTCTGCAAAACGCCCTGGTCCAGTTCTCTACACG gtccaAGGAGGTGGACTGGCAGCCTTACTTTACTACCCGCCTGGTGGACGACTTCGCCACTCACCTGCGCGTCTTCAGGAAAGCCCAGGACCGGCTGGGGGACCGAGAGGACAAGCAGA GGGACATGACGGACGAGCTGGTGGACTCGTTCTTCgaggcggaggtggagctggagaggaAGATTTGCCGAGACGTGGTGTGCACGTCGCGCAAAGACGAAGAGG GTTTCCTGCGGGACCTGTGTGAAGTGCTGCTCTATCTGCTACTACCTCCCGGAGACTTCCACAACAAGAACATGAGATACTTCCTGCGG GAGGTGCTGGCACGGGGCGTTCTCCTGCCCCTCATCAACCAGCTGAGTGACCCCGACTACATCAATCAGTTTGTCATCTGGATG atccgTGACTCCAGCTGTAACTACGAGGCGTTCATGAACATCCTTAGGCTGACCGACCGGCCGCCAGAGCTGGAGGCCGTCAAGGACaaggtgctggaggagctgcagtACCTCCGCTCCCTGGACACGGCTGGAGACG ACATCAACGTGATTAAgaatcagatcaacagtctgcTGTTTGTGAGGAAGATCTGTGAGACCAGGATACAGAGGCTACAATCCGGCAAG GAAGTAGATGCACTGAAGCTGGCCGCCAACTTTGGGAAGCTGTGCATCATTCCCTTGGATCACATCCTGGTGCACAACATAGCTCTGCAGTTCTTTATGG ACTACATGCAGGCGGTGGGAGCGCAGGCGGAGCTGTTCTTCTGGCTGACGGTGGAGGGCTACCGGGTGACGgcgcagcagcagctggaggtgATGCATGCCTGGCAGCGCGACGGCAAGAAGCAAACCAGCAGCACTACAAAGGGCTTGCTGAAGGCAGCCGCGCAGGGCGTGTTCGAGCAGTACCTCTCGGAGAAG GCCTCCCCAAGGGTGCAGGTGGACGAGGCCTTTGTGATCAAACTGGGGGAGAAGCTGCTGAAGGAGGACCCCACGGCGGAAATCTTTGATGAAGTCCAGAGAAAG gtgTACGACATGATGCTGCGTGATGAGCGCTACTACCCGTCCTTCAAGCAGAGCCCGCTGTACGTGCGCATGCTGGCCGAACTGGACATGCTGAAGGAGCCCAGCTACCGGGGCTCGGACGACGGCGACGGAG AATCCTTCAACGGCTCACCCACGGGAAGCATTAACCTG TCTTTGGATGACCTGTCCAACTCCTGCCATGATGACACTATGCAAATCCATGCCTTCATCTCTGATACAG CTgatcctcctctccctggctTCTGGGGTGCCTCAGGGGTGTGCAACGACCACGGCAAGACGTACGCGCTGTACGCCATAACCGTGTTCCGCCGCAACAACGACGGCAGCGAGGACTGCTGGAAGACCTACCGGCGCTACTCCGACTTCCACGACTTCCACATGAGGATCACCGAGCAG TACGAGAACCTGACGTCTATCCTGCGGCTGCCTGGGAAGAAGACATTCAACAACATGGACCGGGACTTCCTGGAGAAGAGGAAAAAGGACCTCAACGCTTACCTCCAG TTACTGATAAACCCAGAGATGGTGAAAGCCTGCCCTACTCTGCTGCCCCACGTCTACGACTTCCTAGAGAACAAGGCCTACAACAAGGGCAAAGGAGACTTCGCACGCAAG ATGGACACGTTTGTGAACCCGCTGCGGAGCTCCATGAGGAACGTGTCCAACGTGGTGAAGGCCTTACCCGACAGCCTGGCTGAGGGAATGAACAAGGTCTCCGACAACATGGGACGCATGTCGGAGCGTCTGGGCCAGGACATCAAGCAGTCCATATTCAAG GTCCCTCCACTTCTCCCCAAGTCGGATATCGACCCCGAGCACTGCCGCGTGCTGGCCCAGCTCGACGACAAc gTGGACGACAACATCCCTCTGCGCgtgatgctgctgctgatggaCGAGGTGTTTGACCTGAAGGAGAAAAACCAGTGGCTGCGAAGGAACATCAAgaacctgctgcagcagctcaTCAGGGCCACGTATGGAGACACCATCAACAG GAAGATCGTGGACCACGTGGACTTCATGACCTCACCGGAGCAAGTGGCAGACTACGTCAAGAAGTTCAG GGACTCTTACTGGCCCAATGGGATCCTGGCAGAGAGCCCGCCCACCCGGGACAAGGGGACCCGCATGAGGACCCGTGTCGCGGCAAAGACCAACCTGCTGGGCATCATGCCAG ACGAGCTTAAGCACATCATCGGCGCGGATACCACCCGGAAAGGCATCCTGCGCGTCTTCGACATGTTCCAGCACCAGCCCATGAACCGCCGGCTGGTCTACGTCTTCCTGGAGAGCTTCCTTGAGACCATGTTCCCGCAGTACAAGTTCCCTGAGCTCTTTGTCAAGCTGCACTCACGCTCGCCCCGCACCCACCGCTACAGCCAGAAACTTAAGAGCACCGCCCTCAAGAGGTGa
- the snx13 gene encoding sorting nexin-13 isoform X3: protein MRLDDMNNKAITKRRLSVSPQIKASLSIGGWGGLGVVLFLITFGPFAIFYLAFYILCFIGGGFAVTLLYGKINSEKHLERSEHSYLPPMQTGIQKTLDEFKLDLKPIKIDRRLTGSSFIDEPLQQVIQYALRDYIQYWYYTLSEDESFLLEIRQTLQNALVQFSTRSKEVDWQPYFTTRLVDDFATHLRVFRKAQDRLGDREDKQRDMTDELVDSFFEAEVELERKICRDVVCTSRKDEEGFLRDLCEVLLYLLLPPGDFHNKNMRYFLREVLARGVLLPLINQLSDPDYINQFVIWMIRDSSCNYEAFMNILRLTDRPPELEAVKDKVLEELQYLRSLDTAGDDINVIKNQINSLLFVRKICETRIQRLQSGKEVDALKLAANFGKLCIIPLDHILVHNIALQFFMDYMQAVGAQAELFFWLTVEGYRVTAQQQLEVMHAWQRDGKKQTSSTTKGLLKAAAQGVFEQYLSEKASPRVQVDEAFVIKLGEKLLKEDPTAEIFDEVQRKVYDMMLRDERYYPSFKQSPLYVRMLAELDMLKEPSYRGSDDGDGESFNGSPTGSINLSLDDLSNSCHDDTMQIHAFISDTADPPLPGFWGASGVCNDHGKTYALYAITVFRRNNDGSEDCWKTYRRYSDFHDFHMRITEQCSLQYENLTSILRLPGKKTFNNMDRDFLEKRKKDLNAYLQLLINPEMVKACPTLLPHVYDFLENKAYNKGKGDFARKMDTFVNPLRSSMRNVSNVVKALPDSLAEGMNKVSDNMGRMSERLGQDIKQSIFKVPPLLPKSDIDPEHCRVLAQLDDNVDDNIPLRVMLLLMDEVFDLKEKNQWLRRNIKNLLQQLIRATYGDTINRKIVDHVDFMTSPEQVADYVKKFRDSYWPNGILAESPPTRDKGTRMRTRVAAKTNLLGIMPDELKHIIGADTTRKGILRVFDMFQHQPMNRRLVYVFLESFLETMFPQYKFPELFVKLHSRSPRTHRYSQKLKSTALKR, encoded by the exons ATGCGCTTAGATGATATGAATAACAAAGCCATTACAAAAAGAAGACTTTCGGTATCACCACAAATTAAG gccaGTCTGTCCatcgggggatgggggggtctcGGGGTGGTGCTGTTCCTCATCACCTTCGGACCCTTTGCCATATTCTACCTGGCCTTCTACATCCTCTGCTTCATTGGAGg cggCTTCGCGGTGACCCTGCTCTATGGGAAGATCAACTCAGAGAAGCACCTGGAGAGGAGCGAGCACTCCTACCTGCCCCCCATGCAGACGGGCATCCAGAAG ACCTTGGATGAGTTTAAGCTGGACCTGAAGCCTATCAAGATTGACAGGAGGTTGACGGGCTCCAGTTTCATAGATGAGCCACTCCAACAG GTGATTCAGTATGCATTGAGAGACTACATCCAGTACTGGTACTACACCCTGAGTGAGGATGAATCCTTCCTGCTGGAGATCAGGCAGACTCTGCAAAACGCCCTGGTCCAGTTCTCTACACG gtccaAGGAGGTGGACTGGCAGCCTTACTTTACTACCCGCCTGGTGGACGACTTCGCCACTCACCTGCGCGTCTTCAGGAAAGCCCAGGACCGGCTGGGGGACCGAGAGGACAAGCAGA GGGACATGACGGACGAGCTGGTGGACTCGTTCTTCgaggcggaggtggagctggagaggaAGATTTGCCGAGACGTGGTGTGCACGTCGCGCAAAGACGAAGAGG GTTTCCTGCGGGACCTGTGTGAAGTGCTGCTCTATCTGCTACTACCTCCCGGAGACTTCCACAACAAGAACATGAGATACTTCCTGCGG GAGGTGCTGGCACGGGGCGTTCTCCTGCCCCTCATCAACCAGCTGAGTGACCCCGACTACATCAATCAGTTTGTCATCTGGATG atccgTGACTCCAGCTGTAACTACGAGGCGTTCATGAACATCCTTAGGCTGACCGACCGGCCGCCAGAGCTGGAGGCCGTCAAGGACaaggtgctggaggagctgcagtACCTCCGCTCCCTGGACACGGCTGGAGACG ACATCAACGTGATTAAgaatcagatcaacagtctgcTGTTTGTGAGGAAGATCTGTGAGACCAGGATACAGAGGCTACAATCCGGCAAG GAAGTAGATGCACTGAAGCTGGCCGCCAACTTTGGGAAGCTGTGCATCATTCCCTTGGATCACATCCTGGTGCACAACATAGCTCTGCAGTTCTTTATGG ACTACATGCAGGCGGTGGGAGCGCAGGCGGAGCTGTTCTTCTGGCTGACGGTGGAGGGCTACCGGGTGACGgcgcagcagcagctggaggtgATGCATGCCTGGCAGCGCGACGGCAAGAAGCAAACCAGCAGCACTACAAAGGGCTTGCTGAAGGCAGCCGCGCAGGGCGTGTTCGAGCAGTACCTCTCGGAGAAG GCCTCCCCAAGGGTGCAGGTGGACGAGGCCTTTGTGATCAAACTGGGGGAGAAGCTGCTGAAGGAGGACCCCACGGCGGAAATCTTTGATGAAGTCCAGAGAAAG gtgTACGACATGATGCTGCGTGATGAGCGCTACTACCCGTCCTTCAAGCAGAGCCCGCTGTACGTGCGCATGCTGGCCGAACTGGACATGCTGAAGGAGCCCAGCTACCGGGGCTCGGACGACGGCGACGGAG AATCCTTCAACGGCTCACCCACGGGAAGCATTAACCTG TCTTTGGATGACCTGTCCAACTCCTGCCATGATGACACTATGCAAATCCATGCCTTCATCTCTGATACAG CTgatcctcctctccctggctTCTGGGGTGCCTCAGGGGTGTGCAACGACCACGGCAAGACGTACGCGCTGTACGCCATAACCGTGTTCCGCCGCAACAACGACGGCAGCGAGGACTGCTGGAAGACCTACCGGCGCTACTCCGACTTCCACGACTTCCACATGAGGATCACCGAGCAG TGTTCGCTGCAGTACGAGAACCTGACGTCTATCCTGCGGCTGCCTGGGAAGAAGACATTCAACAACATGGACCGGGACTTCCTGGAGAAGAGGAAAAAGGACCTCAACGCTTACCTCCAG TTACTGATAAACCCAGAGATGGTGAAAGCCTGCCCTACTCTGCTGCCCCACGTCTACGACTTCCTAGAGAACAAGGCCTACAACAAGGGCAAAGGAGACTTCGCACGCAAG ATGGACACGTTTGTGAACCCGCTGCGGAGCTCCATGAGGAACGTGTCCAACGTGGTGAAGGCCTTACCCGACAGCCTGGCTGAGGGAATGAACAAGGTCTCCGACAACATGGGACGCATGTCGGAGCGTCTGGGCCAGGACATCAAGCAGTCCATATTCAAG GTCCCTCCACTTCTCCCCAAGTCGGATATCGACCCCGAGCACTGCCGCGTGCTGGCCCAGCTCGACGACAAc gTGGACGACAACATCCCTCTGCGCgtgatgctgctgctgatggaCGAGGTGTTTGACCTGAAGGAGAAAAACCAGTGGCTGCGAAGGAACATCAAgaacctgctgcagcagctcaTCAGGGCCACGTATGGAGACACCATCAACAG GAAGATCGTGGACCACGTGGACTTCATGACCTCACCGGAGCAAGTGGCAGACTACGTCAAGAAGTTCAG GGACTCTTACTGGCCCAATGGGATCCTGGCAGAGAGCCCGCCCACCCGGGACAAGGGGACCCGCATGAGGACCCGTGTCGCGGCAAAGACCAACCTGCTGGGCATCATGCCAG ACGAGCTTAAGCACATCATCGGCGCGGATACCACCCGGAAAGGCATCCTGCGCGTCTTCGACATGTTCCAGCACCAGCCCATGAACCGCCGGCTGGTCTACGTCTTCCTGGAGAGCTTCCTTGAGACCATGTTCCCGCAGTACAAGTTCCCTGAGCTCTTTGTCAAGCTGCACTCACGCTCGCCCCGCACCCACCGCTACAGCCAGAAACTTAAGAGCACCGCCCTCAAGAGGTGa